CTATCGCCGCGAAACACCGCTAGGTTTTACTACGCCGGGAAAGGTCGCAACCGTCCGGTTTGAGGAAGGCGATTATGTGAAGCGTGGCGCTTTGCTCGCTGCGCTCGATACCACCAGCGTCGGGGCTGACCTTAATGTTGCCGAGGCCGAACGCGGCCGGGCGCAGGCCGAGTTCGAACGCATCAAGCAACTATATGCTGAAGGCTGGGTCACCAAATCACGCTTTGAAGCAGCCGAAGCCGCAGCCAAAGCTGCCGGGGCCCGCGTTGCCCAGGCCGGGTTCGCGCGCGGTACGGCCCAGCTTTTTGCCCCGTCCAATGGTGTCGTGCTGATGCGCAACGTCCAGCCGGGACAGGTTGTTGCAGCCGGGACACCCGCGCTGATCCTGGGCGAAGGCGATGACGGTTTCGTTTTCCGCGCGCCTGTCATTGATCGCAGCGCATCGAAACTGCGTATCGGCATGGCTGCAGAAATTAGCCTCCCCGCTTTGGGGTCTGCGCCCATAAGCGCGACGATCAGCGAGATTGATGGACGCGCCAATCAGGCGACGGGTGCGTTTACCGTTCAATTCAGCCTGCCATCTTCGGCGCAGCTAAAATCGGGACAAATCGGGACCGCGAACATCAAATTACCCGCTGCTGATGATGGTGCGCTGCAAATTCCGGCGAGTGCGATCTTTGGCATGCGTGCCAATGAAGGGCTGGTGTACATTGTCGATGCCAAGACCGAACGGGTCGAAACCCGCAATGTCGCCATCGAACGGGTGACCGACGGTTTCGTTATCATCACCGGCGGGCTGACGCAGGGCGACTTGCTGGTGACATCCGGGGCAGAGAAATTGCGCACCGGCGCCAAAGTGCGCATGACGCGGGCTCCCGGTTGATATGCGGCACATAGCGGGTCGGGCTGCGCGCGGATGAACGTGACAGAATTTGCCATTCGTCGCTGGCAATTGACGCTGGTCCTGTTCAGCCTGCTGATCGCGCTCGGCTATTCGGCCTTTACCTCTATCCCGCGCGCTGTTGATCCGCACTTCCCGCTGCCCGTTGTCGTCATCACCGCAGTCCAGCCCGGTGCCGATGCCGAGGAGATGGAGCAAACGGTCGCCAAGCCCATTGAGGAGCTGATGCAGGGGCTGGAAGACGTCAAAGAGATCGTTTCGACCAGCAATGACAGCAGCGCCGTCATCCGTGCCGAATTTGACTGGTCGGGTGATCCGGATCGCTATTTCAACGATACCGTCCGTGAAGTGACTGCAATCCGCAGCAGGCTGCCCGCCGATCTGGCCCGCCTCGATTTCAAAAAGATGCGCACCACCAATGCTTCGGTGCTGCAGATCGCGCTGGTCAGCGAGACGGCAAGCTGGCGGCGAATGGAAAAATATGGTCGCGACATATCGGAGGCCTTTTCGCGCTATACGGCGGTGCGTGAATCCGAAGTGCACGGATTGTCGCAGCCGGAGGTCACCGTTGCGATCAAACCCGAACGGCTTGCAGAACTGCGCCTGCCCGCCAGTAGTGTTGCAGATGCGCTGAAACTGGGCGGTGCCGATGTTTCGAGCGGCGCTGTGGTCAGCGGCACCAAGCGTTTCAACGTCGAGGCGGGTGGGGCGTTCAAGTCGCTCGACACCATTCGCAACCTGCCACTTCGATCCAATGAAGGCACGATCCTGCGTGTCGGCGATGTCGCCGATGTCTTCTGGGGTGCGGAAGAAACGCGATCGCGGGTCTATCACAATGGAAAAAGGGCAATCTGGATCACCGCCAACCAAAAGGCAGGTACCGACGCCACCAAGTTGCGCAACGCGCTAATGGAGGAGCTGGAGAACCAGAAGAAAGTGCTCCCGCCCGACATTGATGTGGTGCTGCAATTCGACCAGAGCCGCGACATTGCAAAAAGGCTGGCCGAACTGGCGCGCGATTTCTCGCTCGCGCTTGCGCTGGTGTTGATCACGCTGCTGCCCTTGGGCTGGCGGGCTGCGGTGATTGTCATGGTTTCGATCCCGCTCTCGCTCGCCTCGGGACTGGTTGCGGTTTATGCCATGGGCTTTAACCTCAGCCAGTTGGTGGTGGCCGGTTTCATCCTGTCGCTTGGCCTGCTGGTCGACGATTCGATCGTGGTGATTGAAAATGTCTCGCGCCATTTGCGGATGGGCAAGGAGCGGGTGCAGGCCGCTATAGACGGGACTAGGGAGATCAGCCTTGCAGTGCTGGGCTCCACCGGCGTTCTAGTATTTGCTTTCGTTCCGATGCTCTTCCTGCCCGAAGGAGCGGGAAAGTTCACGATGAGCTTCATCGGTACGATCATCTTCACCGTAACGGCGTCGCTGGTCATCTCGCTCACAATCATTCCCTTCCTCGCGAGCCGGCTGCTCAAACGCGACGGTGATGAACATGGCAATGCGTTGCTGCGCTGGCTGATGGAGAAGATTGACCGTTTCTACCGGCCTGTGCTGCACAAGGGGCTCGAAAATCCGAGGCGAACCGTATGGGGCGCGCTGGCTGTTACGCTGGGAGCATTTGCGTTGGTACCCGTTCTGGGATTCAGCCTGTTTCCCAACGCCGATTCATCCTATTTCCGTGTGACGGTGCAGGCAGAGCAAGGTTCAAGCCTTGATGAAACCGGCCGGATTGTGCGCAAGGTATCGGAAATCCTTGCGAAGGAGCCTTCGATACAGGTTCGCGCCGAAAATGTGGGCCGCAAAAACCCGTCGGTTTTTTACAACAGCTTTGAAACTGCAGAGACCAGTACCATTGGAGAAGTGCTCGCCGTGATGGACAAATGGCGCGGGCAGGAAAGCATGGCGATGGTCGAGCGGATCCGGAAACAGCTTGACCAGATCAGCGGTGCCCGGGTGCGATTAGTACTGTTCCAGAACGGTGCACCTATAAACGCACCCGTCGAATTTCGCGTGGTTGGTCCTGATTTGGCGGTGCTGAAGCAATTGGCCGGAAAGGTTCAGGAAAGCCTGCACAAGGTGCCGGGAACGCGCGATGTTGTAAATCCTGTGGCCACCGATCGGCTCGATCTTGATATGCAGATTGACGAGGGTAAGGCCGCTTTGCTCGACATTCCTGCAGGTTCGCCAAGGCGCATCATTCGACTGGCGCTCTCGGGCGAACGGGCCGGCAGCTTCCGTGACAATGAAGGGGATAGCTATCCCGTCACCGTCCGCCTGCCATTGAATAATACGCAGCCGGTTTCGGCACTGGATCAGATTTATGTGGCCACGCGGGCGGGTGCCCCTGTCGCCTTGGGTGACATTACCGATCCGAAGCTGGTCGCGGTGGCGCCGTTGATCACGCGCCGCAATCTGGAAAGAACGGTAGAAATAACCGCACAGACCCAGGATGGTGCGCTGCCTTCGAAAATCACCCAAGCTGCTAAGGCGGAATTGGACAAGATCAAGCTTCCGCTCGGATATTCCATTCGTGTCGGTGGTGAGGCAGAGAAGATCAACGATACTTTTTCCGGTTTCGGGCCAGTCATCCTCATCGCATTGTTCATCATCTTCGGCATATTGGTTGCAGAGTTTGGCGAGTTTCGCGAAGCACTGGTGGTCGCGGGGGTAATCCCGCTCGGCACCTTTGGCGGTCTGATCGCCCTGCTGGTGACGGGGAACAACCTGTCCTTCCTCGCCGTCATCGGTTTCGTTGCCTTGATCGGAATCGAGATCAAAAATTCGATCCTGCTCGTCGATTTCACCTCGCAGTTGCGCGAGCGTGGGCTGGGACTGCGCGACGCCATCGAGCAAGCTGGTGAAGTGCGCTTCCTGCCAGTGCTCTTAACTTCGGTTACCGCAATCGGTGGCCTGCTGCCGCTCGCCATGTTCGGCGGCAATCTTTATGGCCCACTTGCGATCGTGCTGATCGGCGGACTTATTTCCTCCACCCTCTTGTCGCGTATCGTGACGCCCGCCATGTATCTGCTCGTGGTACGCGGCCGTGAGGAAAAGAAGGAGGCCGCACGTTTGGCAAAGGAAGCGAATAGTGGCTGAGGCAATTTTTGCAGGCGGATGTTTCTGGTGCACCGAGGCGGTGTTCAAACAACTGGACGGCGTCCAGTCGGTGGAAAGCGGCTATATCGGCGGAAGCGTTGAAGATCCGGATTACAAGACGGTATGCAGTGGTACGACCGGCCATGCCGAGGCGATCCGCATCGGCTTTGACGCCGATGTAATCGGCTATTCCGACCTGCTCGATATCCACTTTGCGACGCACGATCCGACCCAGCTTAATAGGCAGGGTAACGACATTGGAACGCAGTACCGCTCGGCAATTTTCCCGTTGGATGACGAGCAACGCGCCGAGGCCGAGGCAGCTATCGTTCGCGCCCAAGCCGATTGGCCAACGCCCATAGTCACAACCATCGAAGGGCCTGCGACATGGTATCCGGCAGAGGATTATCACCAGGATTATTGGGACGGCGAAGGGCAGCGTAATCCCTATTGCCTTGCCGTAATCCCGCCCAAGCTCGCGAAGTTGAAAAAGGGTTTTGCAGAAAAGCTGGTGTCATAGACATTTAACCATGTTTTGTTATGGTTTAGGCCATGACGCACAAACCCATTCGCAAGGCTGTTTTCCCTGTTGCAGGGCTCGGCACCCGCTTCCTTCCAGCGACCAAAGCGATCCCGAAAGAGATGCTGCCGGTGGTCGATCGCCCACTGATCCAATATGCGGTCGATGAAGCGCGGGAAGCCGGGATCGAGCAGATGATCTTCGTCACCGGTCGCGGCAAGAGCGCGATCGAAGACCATTTCGACATCGCCTATGAGCTTGAACGGACGATGACCGATCGCGGCAAGGATATTTCCGTACTGGAGCCGACCCGCTTGGGGCCCGGCAACTGCGCCTATGTGCGCCAGCAGGAGCCGATGGGGCTGGGCCATGCCATTTGGTGCGCCCGCGACATAGTGGGCGACGAACCCTTTGCGATTTTTCTGCCAGATGAGTTCATGCACGGCTCGCCTGGCTGCATGGCGCAGATGGTGGCGGAATATAATCGTGTGGGCGGTAATCTGCTCAGCGTGCTTGAAGTGCCCCACGAACAGGTGTCGAGCTATGGTGTTATTGATCCCGGCCTGGCCCAAGGCAAGCTGACCGAGGTCAAAGGCCTCGTCGAAAAGCCGAAAATCGAGGCGGCACCGTCGAACCTTATCATTTCAGGCCGCTATATCCTGCAGCCAGAAGTGATGCGAGTGCTTGAACATCAGGGTAAGGGCGCGGGCGGTGAAATCCAGCTGACCGACGCGATGGCGC
The nucleotide sequence above comes from Sphingorhabdus pulchriflava. Encoded proteins:
- the galU gene encoding UTP--glucose-1-phosphate uridylyltransferase GalU codes for the protein MTHKPIRKAVFPVAGLGTRFLPATKAIPKEMLPVVDRPLIQYAVDEAREAGIEQMIFVTGRGKSAIEDHFDIAYELERTMTDRGKDISVLEPTRLGPGNCAYVRQQEPMGLGHAIWCARDIVGDEPFAIFLPDEFMHGSPGCMAQMVAEYNRVGGNLLSVLEVPHEQVSSYGVIDPGLAQGKLTEVKGLVEKPKIEAAPSNLIISGRYILQPEVMRVLEHQGKGAGGEIQLTDAMAQMIGNQPFHAVTFDGARYDCGSKTGYIEANLAVALSRPDMADEVRAMAQRLVG
- the msrA gene encoding peptide-methionine (S)-S-oxide reductase MsrA; the encoded protein is MAEAIFAGGCFWCTEAVFKQLDGVQSVESGYIGGSVEDPDYKTVCSGTTGHAEAIRIGFDADVIGYSDLLDIHFATHDPTQLNRQGNDIGTQYRSAIFPLDDEQRAEAEAAIVRAQADWPTPIVTTIEGPATWYPAEDYHQDYWDGEGQRNPYCLAVIPPKLAKLKKGFAEKLVS
- a CDS encoding efflux RND transporter periplasmic adaptor subunit; the protein is MAGRAHRLAIAALLLPPLLFGCGEKEAAKTEISEEIFPVQVLTVQPSNMLQTISAVGTVRYRRETPLGFTTPGKVATVRFEEGDYVKRGALLAALDTTSVGADLNVAEAERGRAQAEFERIKQLYAEGWVTKSRFEAAEAAAKAAGARVAQAGFARGTAQLFAPSNGVVLMRNVQPGQVVAAGTPALILGEGDDGFVFRAPVIDRSASKLRIGMAAEISLPALGSAPISATISEIDGRANQATGAFTVQFSLPSSAQLKSGQIGTANIKLPAADDGALQIPASAIFGMRANEGLVYIVDAKTERVETRNVAIERVTDGFVIITGGLTQGDLLVTSGAEKLRTGAKVRMTRAPG
- a CDS encoding efflux RND transporter permease subunit; translation: MNVTEFAIRRWQLTLVLFSLLIALGYSAFTSIPRAVDPHFPLPVVVITAVQPGADAEEMEQTVAKPIEELMQGLEDVKEIVSTSNDSSAVIRAEFDWSGDPDRYFNDTVREVTAIRSRLPADLARLDFKKMRTTNASVLQIALVSETASWRRMEKYGRDISEAFSRYTAVRESEVHGLSQPEVTVAIKPERLAELRLPASSVADALKLGGADVSSGAVVSGTKRFNVEAGGAFKSLDTIRNLPLRSNEGTILRVGDVADVFWGAEETRSRVYHNGKRAIWITANQKAGTDATKLRNALMEELENQKKVLPPDIDVVLQFDQSRDIAKRLAELARDFSLALALVLITLLPLGWRAAVIVMVSIPLSLASGLVAVYAMGFNLSQLVVAGFILSLGLLVDDSIVVIENVSRHLRMGKERVQAAIDGTREISLAVLGSTGVLVFAFVPMLFLPEGAGKFTMSFIGTIIFTVTASLVISLTIIPFLASRLLKRDGDEHGNALLRWLMEKIDRFYRPVLHKGLENPRRTVWGALAVTLGAFALVPVLGFSLFPNADSSYFRVTVQAEQGSSLDETGRIVRKVSEILAKEPSIQVRAENVGRKNPSVFYNSFETAETSTIGEVLAVMDKWRGQESMAMVERIRKQLDQISGARVRLVLFQNGAPINAPVEFRVVGPDLAVLKQLAGKVQESLHKVPGTRDVVNPVATDRLDLDMQIDEGKAALLDIPAGSPRRIIRLALSGERAGSFRDNEGDSYPVTVRLPLNNTQPVSALDQIYVATRAGAPVALGDITDPKLVAVAPLITRRNLERTVEITAQTQDGALPSKITQAAKAELDKIKLPLGYSIRVGGEAEKINDTFSGFGPVILIALFIIFGILVAEFGEFREALVVAGVIPLGTFGGLIALLVTGNNLSFLAVIGFVALIGIEIKNSILLVDFTSQLRERGLGLRDAIEQAGEVRFLPVLLTSVTAIGGLLPLAMFGGNLYGPLAIVLIGGLISSTLLSRIVTPAMYLLVVRGREEKKEAARLAKEANSG